The following are encoded in a window of Diorhabda sublineata isolate icDioSubl1.1 chromosome 3, icDioSubl1.1, whole genome shotgun sequence genomic DNA:
- the LOC130441441 gene encoding pro-resilin-like isoform X1 encodes MFVGIRSALFLMAVFSIARSEPPSTSYGTPLGSPITNYRGSGSNFGGAAPLYSGQGDYNINNNAYNGGNDHQHGYDHGEPKSYEYGYQVRDEYTGTNYNKQETSDGNQVRGEYRVALPDGRTQIVTYWADWQSGFHADVKYEGEAQFPDQYNKGGYQGVSNQYGTPSYNGYNNGNDASAINNLAGGGNYNYDSYSNGYSSKPPSNSYGTP; translated from the exons ATGTTTGTAGGA atAAGAAGCGCGTTATTTTTAATGGCGGTATTTTCGATTGCCAGAAGTGAACCACCTAGTACAAGTTACGGCACTCCTTTGGGATCCCCTATAACAAATTACCGAGGCTCGGGATCAAATTTTGGCGGAGCTGCACCCTTATACAGCGGACAGGGTGATTACAATATTAACAACAACGCTTATAACGGTGGAAATGACCACCAACACGGTTATGACCATGGGGAA CCAAAATCTTACGAATACGGATACCAAGTAAGAGACGAATACACCGGTACAAATTACAACAAACAAGAAACCAGCGACGGTAACCAAGTGAGAGGAGAATACAGGGTGGCTCTACCGGATGGTAGAACACAAATCGTCACCTACTGGGCGGACTGGCAGAGCGGTTTCCACGCCGACGTCAAATACGAAGGGGAAGCGCAGTTCCCAGATCAGTACAACAAAGGTGGTTACCAAGGGGTGTCTAATCAATATGGTACACCTTCTTACAACG GATACAATAATGGTAACGATGCTTCCGCGATTAACAATTTGGCTGGAGGTGGAAACTATAATTACGATTCTTACAGTAATGGTTACAGCAGCAAACCTCCAAGTAACAGTTATGGAACCCCATAA
- the LOC130441441 gene encoding pro-resilin-like isoform X2: MAVFSIARSEPPSTSYGTPLGSPITNYRGSGSNFGGAAPLYSGQGDYNINNNAYNGGNDHQHGYDHGEPKSYEYGYQVRDEYTGTNYNKQETSDGNQVRGEYRVALPDGRTQIVTYWADWQSGFHADVKYEGEAQFPDQYNKGGYQGVSNQYGTPSYNGYNNGNDASAINNLAGGGNYNYDSYSNGYSSKPPSNSYGTP; the protein is encoded by the exons ATGGCGGTATTTTCGATTGCCAGAAGTGAACCACCTAGTACAAGTTACGGCACTCCTTTGGGATCCCCTATAACAAATTACCGAGGCTCGGGATCAAATTTTGGCGGAGCTGCACCCTTATACAGCGGACAGGGTGATTACAATATTAACAACAACGCTTATAACGGTGGAAATGACCACCAACACGGTTATGACCATGGGGAA CCAAAATCTTACGAATACGGATACCAAGTAAGAGACGAATACACCGGTACAAATTACAACAAACAAGAAACCAGCGACGGTAACCAAGTGAGAGGAGAATACAGGGTGGCTCTACCGGATGGTAGAACACAAATCGTCACCTACTGGGCGGACTGGCAGAGCGGTTTCCACGCCGACGTCAAATACGAAGGGGAAGCGCAGTTCCCAGATCAGTACAACAAAGGTGGTTACCAAGGGGTGTCTAATCAATATGGTACACCTTCTTACAACG GATACAATAATGGTAACGATGCTTCCGCGATTAACAATTTGGCTGGAGGTGGAAACTATAATTACGATTCTTACAGTAATGGTTACAGCAGCAAACCTCCAAGTAACAGTTATGGAACCCCATAA
- the LOC130441442 gene encoding spliceosome-associated protein CWC15 homolog, protein MTTAARPTFEPARGGQGKNEKDLSVISRQYSSRDLPGQTKLKYREYGQGTIDEIRIRNFKRELEERERGKNSNKRLKLHQVPAASLDADDPLDEEDSESSDDDDDAALLAELNKIKKEREVDIAKREIKRKQEEERVRIENILSGNPLLTHYSMGANEVNRKVRRRWDEDVVFKNCAKTEPERNPKVFINDSVRSEFHKKFMEKYVK, encoded by the coding sequence ATGACAACAGCAGCCCGTCCGACTTTCGAGCCTGCAAGGGGTGGTCAGGGAAAAAACGAAAAAGATCTTAGCGTCATTTCCAGGCAGTATTCCAGTAGGGATTTACCGGGTCAAACGAAATTAAAATATAGGGAATACGGACAGGGAACAATCGACGAAATTAGGATCCGAAATTTTAAACGAGAACTAGAAGAACGTGAACGTGGAAAAAATTCCAACAAAAGGTTGAAATTACATCAAGTTCCAGCTGCGAGTTTAGACGCGGACGATCCTCTGGATGAAGAAGATTCCGAATCGAGCGATGACGACGACGACGCGGCTTTACTCGctgaattgaataaaataaaaaaagaacgAGAAGTCGATATCGCGAAAagagaaattaaaagaaaacagGAAGAGGAAAGAGTtcgaattgaaaatattttgagcgGAAATCCCCTATTAACGCATTATTCCATGGGTGCAAATGAGGTAAACCGCAAAGTTAGAAGGAGATGGGATGAAGATGTTGTTTTCAAGAATTGCGCCAAGACAGAACCCGAAAGAAACCCGAAAGTTTTTATAAACGACTCTGTGAGATcggaatttcataaaaagttcatggaaaaatatgttaaataa
- the LOC130441440 gene encoding basic proline-rich protein yields the protein MSIKIPAVLCCLTAAAFAAIAPGQNAYLPPKQGYEYPTPNIPFTTRPPVVTLRPTPSPFKPTVTQPPYRPTSPPYRPPATPSPKPPTQPPYRPPVTQPPYRPTSYSPPKPTYGPPPTQPPFRPPGTQPPYRPTSPPYRPPGTPPPFKPTGPPRPTYGPPPTPGPRPFPTPGIPPRPGSTPPFKPGQPIPGNGENDHLLLPHKPAEPFQFNYEVKEPRFGNDYSHNAINNGDQTNGEYRVQLPDGRIQVVKYTADWATGFHAKIRYEGTPNYPSYPAPSYPKPSPGPSYPKPSPGPSYPKPSPGPSYPKPSYPSPTPSYPKPSYPSPGPSYPKPSYPSPGPSPTPSYPKPSYPSPGPSYPKPSFPSPGPSYPKPSFPSPGPSYPKPSFPSPGPSVPKPSFPSPGPSVPKPSFPSPGPSYPSPSRPSPSPGPGPGYPSGKPPGPSFPTPIRPPVGPPRGPGTEYLPPDDRQKYAPGGGYAY from the exons attcCGGCAGTACTGTGCTGCTTAACTGCAGCAGCTTTTGCTGCCATAGCACCAGGTCAAAACGCTTATCTACCTCCGAAGCAAGGCTACGAATATCCAACTCCTAATATACCATTTACCACACGTCCACCAGTAGTAACCCTCCGACCTACACCATCACCGTTCAAACCCACAGTGACTCAACCTCCCTACAGACCTACCTCACCTCCTTATAGACCTCCAGCAACGCCATCTCCTAAACCACCTACACAACCACCTTACAGACCACCTGTAACTCAACCTCCTTATAGACCTACATCGTATAGTCCTCCGAAACCAACATATGGTCCACCTCCTACACAACCTCCATTTAGACCACCAGGTACTCAACCTCCTTATAGACCTACATCGCCTCCGTATAGACCTCCCGGAACACCACCTCCTTTTAAGCCAACTGGACCTCCCAGACCGACTTACGGACCTCCTCCGACACCAGGACCGAGACCTTTTCCTACCCCGGGAATACCTCCGAGACCTGGATCAACACCGCCGTTTAAACCAGGACAACCAATACCAGGAAATGGAGAA aACGATCATCTTCTTCTTCCACACAAGCCCGCAGAACCGTTTCAATTTAATTACGAGGTGAAAGAACCGCGATTCGGTAACGATTATTCTCATAACGCTATAAATAATGGCGATCAAACGAATGGAGAGTACAGAGTGCAATTACCAGACGGTAGGATACAAGTCGTCAAGTACACCGCCGATTGGGCTACCGGATTTCATGCCAAA aTCCGATACGAAGGTACACCTAACTACCCGTCTTACCCGGCACCAAGTTACCCGAAACCATCACCGGGACCTAGTTACCCGAAACCATCACCGGGCCCTAGTTATCCGAAACCATCACCGGGCCCTAGTTACCCGAAACCTTCGTATCCTTCACCGACACCTAGTTACCCGAAACCTTCGTATCCTTCACCGGGTCCTAGTTACCCAAAACCTTCCTATCCTTCACCAGGACCTTCACCAACACCTAGTTACCCGAAACCTTCGTATCCTTCACCGGGTCCTAGTTACCCAAAACCTTCGTTCCCTTCACCGGGACCTAGTTACCCAAAACCTTCGTTCCCTTCACCGGGACCTAGTTACCCAAAACCTTCGTTCCCTTCACCGGGACCTAGTGTCCCGAAGCCTTCGTTCCCTTCACCGGGACCTAGTGTCCCGAAGCCTTCTTTCCCTTCACCGGGACCTAGTTACCCTTCGCCTAGCAGACCTTCCCCATCTCCAGGACCTGGACCAGGGTATCCGAGTGGTAAACCTCCAGGTCCCTCTTTTCCTACTCCTATAAGGCCACCTGTAGGTCCACCTAGAGGTCCAGGAACAGAGTATTTGCCTCCTGATGATAGACAGAAGTATGCACCGGGTGGAGGTTATGCGTATTAG